tattcacTTTCCAAGTAATCGGTACATCTGTGTTTAAATTTCTAAACATATTTTTAGCAAAAATATGCGATCTTGaactaaaatttgtttatttattaacttACCCTGGGCATATGAGTATTGCTTTCGTCTCATATTTTTTGAAAATCACTGTGCGTATAACTGGTGGTGATGGAATAGGCATTCCTTGAACTACAGAATAGATACCAGCACTATTGTTGGCACTTTCAAGAACATTTCCATGTTTATCGCGCACCTCAAATATCTCGTTTTTTGAACATTTTACCTTAACAGAAAATATATTAAAGTGCGtaaaatttgtaatatatttttaaatattaaatgtatatgtatacccCGTTCATGAAAAGATGGCACGGATTTGAGATATGGGGGAACTCGCTCTTAAATATAATCCAATGTATAGTAGACAGATGGGATATCAGGTGCGGGGATTAGATCCCTACAAGTTTTTCTGTGCCATCTTTTTGTACACAtatttgcaaaatttttaaataccTTACAATACTTAATCATTAATTCTGTTTTTCTATTTTTGACATCTGGCATGTCTCGAATCTCATTTGGTACATATTCACTTTTACATGGTAATTGATTCCTAAATACGTGTAAAGCCATCTTAATCTTACTTATAACATTTTCACTTAAATTCGTTGTTTGATCTGCACTTTCTGAACTAGGCTGATCGATTGTTTCAGTTTGTTCGTCTATATCTTAATATatcattaaaaattatttcgtaAGATCTCATATCTTATCTTGATCTCTATCTCTCAGAAACTGTACCTcgtcttttaatattttcacgcgaagaaataaaacaatatcCATAACGATTTTTTCTTCCAACTATATCACACGTAGAACATTGAGTCCATGTAGTCCACGTTGTAGAAATAAGTAAATCATATTTTGATAACATTTTTTCTGGTACCGCATGAGGTTTATGTGGTGCAGTGTCAGGATGTACTATATTTATTTCTTCGGAGTCATGCTCGATTGAAAGATAATAAACTGTTGATAATGTATCTCCCAGCTTACACCAATATCGACCAGCTTGATCAGgctatacaattttatattattatcataaatatattaattttttttgttCTGTTCATTTATGTTTATTTATGTatcataaatatacatatataaatacaacaaatttatacgtatatttatactttgatattgtatattattaattttttgtcATCTGATGAAATTATAATGTTGTCTGATTCTTCtataagtttgttagtttcatTACTGGGCATTACAGAATTATTGCTGTCAAAATACCACTCAAAATTATCGTTCATATATGTTTCCATTGGTGAAATACATATTGGACATTTCAATCTGTAATTACATGAATTAATAATTACAGagttatttcattcaaacaAGCGTACGTTTAGCGTACATGACTGTTGTTCCCTCAAGAGCTATAAGTGCAATTGGGTACATCATTCTCTCTGTTGTGATTTCATTGTATGTTCTTTTCAAACATTCATAATATTCTTCCCACAACTGTTTGTGCATTATCCTGAGAGTACCATTTGCTCTTggatattcaaattcatttgtatCGATCAATAACTCAGTCCCTTTGCATAAATGTAATTTTATAAAGTCACAAGTGTTTAATACTactaaatataatgtttattatttttatttaccttTTTGTTTGTCAAATATTTCAATCACTTTTTTACGTAGTTGGTCATATTTTCCCCTAAAATTGATTCCCACTACAATTTGGgatgcaatataatataaaacgtAAAAAGATATGATAAATCCTACATGCATGTTGCACATAAATCAATGTGTATTTGTAGCATGTGATTTTAATAACATGAAGTTTGTAATACAATAACATGTTGTTTAATATCTTTATTGTTTTGAAAATACGAGCACAttactcgcgcgcgcgcgcgcgaaagtAATAGATCAAACAATCATGTCAGCAAATCGTGAATGTTATTTACACAAAAAATCAAATGTACGTCTTTTGTGTACAAAGGAAAACAACAATTTTGATAATCAGCAGTTTGTGAAAGTTACGCCTCTCAATATTAGTTATGTATCTCGTATAGATGTTTTGGAAAAggaaaaaatgaataatattatgtatattaaagAGTTTCGAAAAGAAGCAAAAAAGGCAAGATTAAAATCTTTGTATGGCACAGATGATTTTGGAAGAATTAAGCCTAAAACTCGACGTCAACATATAAAAGAATTTATAGTGAATACATTAAACGATAGTAGATTTATGGCTATAGATTAACATGCCATCTGAAATATGAAAGAAGACTAATtaactaataatattaataatatttctactATCATTCTCATAAAAATTAATGTGTAGAAGTTATCGATACAAAAAGAATTGTAAATTCTTCGTAATAAATATTTGATACTACTTTCGTCTCGTATTGTGGTATACATTTCGCTTTTATTTTCGTCTTCAGTAGTATGTACATACTCTTTGTATGTGAATCATTACATCGAAGCATTCTGCTGCTGCACTTCTATTTCAACATTTCTAAGCATTTTCTTTATAATTGTCACACATACATTTACAGTGAGGAACAAAATTGAATAAGAGAAACCATTTcttcattaaattattatttatttgttaggaCAGTAAGAAAAAGCTTCAGCAGCTCATAATTCTACATTTGTTGAAGCTTAAgaaatgattaatattaattaattttgttaaattttgaGAAGCAGTTATAATACTTTATTTTtaactttattatttaaaaaaacgtATATTCTTCTTTTCTTAATTCACCAATATTTTCAACAGGAATTTTTATGGAATGTTTATTACAAGAATGTTTATTGATTCTCAGttcttaattattttttatcttTCTATTTGCTGTGTATAAACCAGCGACGCTATCAATAGCTTCAGCCTTAatcgacaaaaaaatgtttttgcAAAAAcctttcttcaattttttttaatgcctTTTTAGATATTCCAGTGTTAAGTTAAAAAGAACACGTATATCATAATATTGGGCAGAGATAGTATCTATTACAATTGTCAATGTGTATTttcattgtatttattattatttactttttgTTTAGGAGAACAACAATATATCTGGTTATTCAAATCCAGAATTAGATATGATAAGTAAAGACATAGCAGAGCTTGTGCGAGAGAGACAATGTATGGAGCAAGATATCGCACAAAAAGAAGCTGACATCAAGATTAAAAACGGTGAAATCAAGAACCTGCAGAGTGAATTAGATACGCTTGCTTCAACATTAAAACAACTGGAAAATCAGAAGGGCGAAGCACAAAAAAGGTTGAATGACTTGAAAGCTCAGGTAAATGATACTGCAATTAGATACTGTAGATTTAGTAGTCTGCTTGCTTATTTGAGTAGCTTTGCTTTCATGTGAAATTAAAAACCAAtgtgtttataaaatgtatatgCAATGCTTTCATTTAGGTACATGTAAATGTATACTAAGGTATATGACTTCAAAAGTTTTATATGTCATTGTTACTTGTGATTTGCAGAGAGTATTAATACACTATAATATTACATTGCGCTATGCTTACTGCCTCTTGataaatgttttataaaataattaatgaatGAAAATAGGTGcaaaaaaatataaacaaaaatttttttatttcttatgtaGCACTACAAAAGattaattatgtatttatttacttacaaATTGTTTTCAACATTTATATACTCATTTCCTAAGCATAATTTAAGCAGATGCCTCTTTTTTGtagtaaaatataattataatataaattacacATCTATAAAATGTACAGgaactataaaataaattgaaaagaaCTATTTACTATGTTGTTTCCTTCATTATATGCTATCAGATTTCAAATATGGAGGAatcagaaattattattatgtttccTTGtgtctttatttttttttctcttgtctattttatttcaattgtcTTTCTACCGTTCTTaagaatacattttttatttatttatgagcTCTGCACTGGATATGTTctatatattgttaataattactTTATACTCACATCTGCAAAAATTGATTTTGaactttaatatttttaaattaagtgtgcatgtaataattttaaaaacttCTCTGTTAATCTTTATAATTTTACCTTGAAGGTAATGTAAATTACCACATTGTATAATATGTCATACATATtagaaagaaaaattgtatgTATATCATCTAAATATTGTATAGAATGACTTATTTAACTAACTTTGCTCATCAAACAAATGTAAGGAAAAGTGCATAGATTGAAAGTTTCATGATTTCGTAGAAGACATGTgtcgtaataataattatttgatcATTAATTGCATcgaatatttctaaattttgaAATTGTGTAATTTTTATTCGTACACTTTTTCTAAAATAGTCGAATTGGGTTTAATTGCCTTGTACATCTATTTATGACTTTATTCCTCGTTATTTATTTTAGTAAAACTTTGAATATATCGAACACTCTtaatgtattttttaatttattttctttgCGTTTAGTTTGTTCATTATCATTTAGTTTTATTATGTTTAACTTGTAGAAAACAGAAGTAGATAAAGATTTGAGTGAGGTCGAGCTGAAGATTCGTGAGGAACTAAAAAAGGTACATCGAGAGTTTCTAATTTTATTGACAGCAGGTATGATAAGAGatattcaaattttattttttatttttcatataatAAGTATTACTTTTGCTCAAAATTGATTATacgtttattattatacatgggAAGGCATAAAAAAAGGTAACAAGTTAAGATTTAAATATCTACAACAATGATGTGTACATACATGTGTAAATTATGACCTAAAAAAGAATGGTTGAATACATATGTTATTTTATGAAAagcttcatgtgtttcgagtacACTTGCATAGATAATGCTAGTGCTTTGTGGCAATGCATGGTAAAATACTGTAGTATAGATTATTATCAGAAAAACGAAATCTGCTTGCAAATTTTCACCTAAGGCTCTAATCtagtacaaattaattttataaaagtttattcacgtataattttatattatatttttatgaaatatcaATCGATGCAACAAAATTAGATTGGAGtcttaaattatacaaaaatgcATTACATTAGTTTTTCTACTTCTTATAAGTACAATTACATACTAAatctgaagatgcaattgtaaCATGATCATTTGGTGCTAACAGTATGtggttaatatacatataaatttaaATGGAAATTATTTCTCAAGATATCTTTATACAACATTTTTCTGCTTAAGTAATTTGTAGTAAACAATGTATGGTATTTTACTAAAACAGGTTGACAAGCTACGTCAACAAGCAGAAGAGCAGGAATCTGTATTACATGCTCAAGAAGAAGAACTTAATTCTAAACGGCAAGAATTAGAAGGTTTACGCCAAGAGGAACAGCAGTTGGAACAGCAACAAAACAAAAGCAGGGACCAATTAAACGAATTGACAAAAAATTTGCAGGATACTCAGTTACAAATTTGTCAAGCAAAGGCAAAAATCACTCATTTGCAAGAACAGCAACGTCAAATGAGTGATGCAATTGCACTTTATGATTCGGCACTTGCGGCAGGAGACGGCACTCTTGTACCTGATACTAGTCTGCAATTCAATCCTGAAATCGAAGATCTAGAGTGAGTTCTTGAAACATAATTTATGCAAGCGTACGAAACTTCTACTTTTACGGTCAAATACATGCAGGTACGAAACTACCGCAAGCAACGCAGATGGAGTGAAAGAAAAAAGAGCAGATTCTTTCTCGAATGCGAATGGAACAGCAACGATGGATGGATTTGACCAAGACCCCTTTGCATCGAGTAAAGCTCAAGAAGCATTTAATGCGTCAACACCAGATCCATTTGGAAGTACATTCCCATCACAACCTGCTTCGGTATGTTTTTAACTTAACTACAGCTTGTTATCAATTTATTAGGATACAAGATTTTTTAGATCTAACATATCGAAAATTTGTTTTTGTCTGTTCAACAGTTCGACCCATTTAGTGCGTTTGATAATAGTAATACGAAGCAGGATCCTTTCGATCCATTTGGAAATGGAAGACGAACCGATGGAAAACCTACAGTTACTACAGCAGTAAGTTCTAAAATcgttttaatattaaaattttgatGTGATAATAGAGGTAATagtgttaattaattattattattgattttcCTATAGGCAACAAAAGATCCTTTCGGAGATGATCCATTTGCAAATCTTCATGCTCCTACTCGCCCGGAAAGCCCTAGTCCTGCCCTTCCTCCTAAGAAAGCAAAGCAACCACCACCTCGACCAGCGCCTCCACGACCTTCTCAAGGACCTACAGGTCCTTTGAGAGCGGCACCTGCACCGCCGACACCGTCTCCAACACCAGATCCTTTTGCAAATTCTAATTCTGATCCATTTTCCTCTCAACAAGGTATTATGGATAATAATAACGGTGGTTTCACTACATCTACTGGATTCGCTGATTTTGCTAATTTCGATTCCAAGGTATGTACCCTAGTCAATTTCCAAATGACATGTGAAAGTCAAATAAAATAtgcttttattttattagtCGGTAGAATTACTATTCATTTAGCATGTAATTGTTTATTAGCCCACAACTGACTTGTTTCCTTATTTTTAAGTGTTCCCACATATCGACCTGGCCATATCCCATCTTTCCCCCTCTTCATCAGTCTTTAGtatgttatattaaatatattagcgACGTATATTTCAAACATAGCTAGTCttaataaatatgaaaatatattggCATGACTTTGATTATTATATTCCGTTTATGCGCGAAATTACGTTAAAATTTGACACATGAATTGTTGTTCTATGTCATTCCAATATATTGCAGTGTTAGTTTGTAAAATACATTTTACGATAAagattaattttattgtttgttttaaatTTAGGTAGAAGCTGCACAATTTTCAGTTTATTCATTGACCTGGCTTCTGGAGCATGCTGactacaaattaatttttttctctttgtttcagtattataatttcattttgtGATAATGCATGACATATTTTCGTCTTATTTCGTTTTTCGCACGTTAAAGAAAATGTTCGAATTCTAGGATAACAAAgaatatgatataaaaaaattaacTTGATCTTGAAATTTCGGTCACCACTAAAACCGCGCGAAATCTATTACAATCTCGTAATCTGTCCCTTTTGTAAGAACATCTTTTTCATAACTTgcaatgcaatccgtggcttccaatgagaggcgagcgcgcgaGCTCTCATTAATAGTAAACTTATCCATTATCCAGAGGATATTTTATCCTCTCTATTATCTTTATACATGTACAATTTATGTCTCCAATAGCGTTGTAAGTGCAAGTCTCCGTCTTTCCCAGTTAAAGTTTCACCGAACCATATCGTCTGTCTTTCTGAATTTTCTATTCCCATTTAATTGCATCCATTTCTCATCGTACGAAAGCCAGTGAAAATCTAAATTAGAGAACAGTTGAGATTCTTTCCTTGTGACAGGATATACACTCTGCGAATGAACTCGAACATTTTGAATGATTTTCGAACACACTTTTTAGCATTTCGACAGCAGTTAGCTATGGTCCAGCAGCCTGACGATAACCAGCGATTCTCGCGCTATTCTTTGTACCTTTTCAGTAAACGAAAATTGACCACTGAAAAAAAACCTGCTTCAGCCGGAACCAACGCTAAATCGAACGGCACCGCCCAGACCAACGAGCAGAGCACATACAACGGTATATCCAAAGCTGCCGGATTTCACAGAGGATCCCTTCAGAGATTATCGGTACGAAGACCTCTTTAATATAGCAGATCCCTTTGCCGACGACACCGAGGACTTCAATGCGAACAAAAGTAACGAAACGGGCAAGACAGATCCATTCAGTTGCGGAACATCGTCCGTTATTCCTCGCAAGAATTCGTTCACGAAAGGCTTCGAGACCGACTTCTCGAACACGTTCCCTCTAACGAAGAACAAAATCGAGAAAGACAATGCCAAGTTCGAGGCCGACTTCGTGAAAGCTTTCTCCGAGGATAATAGGAACATCGAGGCCGTTGAAACGGATGCGTTCTCCAACGCTAAGACGAAGACGATCGATCTGGACGAAGCGTTTTCAACGAAAAGTGACAAGTCGAAGAAACAAGGACAGGACTCGACGACGCATAACAGCAAGGCGAAGCCCGGCGTGAACGACAAGAAAATGAAAGCGTACATCGAGAAAGTTTGGAACGGTAACGGCACGCCGCTGGCCCTAAGCGAGGAAGAACAGGTTTTCCTGGCGGCCCAGCAGAGCTTGAAGACCGAAGAGGAGCGACGCAAGCGTAAGCAACAAGAAGAATTGGAACTGGCGTACGCGCTTGAATTGAGCAAACAAGAAAAGTCTGGGAAGTCGTAAAAATAGCTTTCGGTCGGTAGAATATTTTCCGTTTCGATTTCGTTTCTCCAGTTGACTAGTATATTTTTCGGGCACAACGACTTTGCGAATCTTGATACAAGAAACAGGACTGaagggtatatatatatatgagatacACTCACACTTCGTACGATTGTTAAataactatcgagatttcacggTCTGCACTAATTAAGGCTATGAAAAGAATGTCTGCGTCGTAAACTGCAAACTACATATAATGCTTACTTTTAATACTATTCAGCATATCATAATTGCtgtgaaaaaaaaacagaacagaAAATATTTAGACGAAGTATAGCGAGATATACGAATATCCCAAGAAAATCATAGAAGCGCGCGCgcatactatacatatatatataataataccatACGAGATCGACAAATCATTTTCATTGTGTAATGTGATCAGTTTTTGAATGTGGCCTTTTACGTTATTgtacttttttttctttcttctttcttttttttttgttattactATACATTGAAGACAGTTAATCTAACGATCAGAATGTTAAAAAGATGTTGAGATATATTATTTGACTACAAAACAAGTAAACATTTCTATGAAACTATGTAAGCCTGTTTCGGCGCTCTAGTTTACCGACGGAGGAGTCGATGAATTTTTGTAAAAAAGGGGGAAGAaggtaaaaaatatatatattcattattgCCTTGCAATGTCGAATTCTAAAGTAACGACAAATTACATACTCGCAGCTCGTTGTACACTATCGCTGAACGTAAATTAGCAATGTATAAAGGCAAACAAATATAACGGCAGATTTATGGGATCGACAATAAAACGTTGCGTAACGTACTCCGTGAGTTTTAAGCGAGGGGAATAGTAAATAAAAACAGTACATCCGTGATATAATGCAGAACGGACTTTACAGCGTCGTTATCGCAAAACGTACAGTATAACTATATACATCTGTACATTCGCAACTACATATGTACCGGCGAAGCAACGTTTCTATTTGTTGTACAATCTGCACCATAACTAATGCCCCTGTGTACAACATTGTCCGAACTTGATACGTCTTCACTCAGTATTCGTTATTAATCATGAagattgaaaaagaaaaaaaagaaagatattCGACTACATGAATGTTAACAAGTAGAATTATATATTAAgacgtataataatataaagtttATTAAAAAGTCATTGTCAGGTATGATAATATGCTCTTGAACACATTATTATGGAGTATTTAACGAAACATTTCGATTGTACATGACGAGTCGCAAGAAATCAAACCAATGTACAAGCAATTAAGTTTGAGGATCAACGAACCATGTCTTCTGAAACAGCAAAAGTCCACCGACCGATATTTTGAGAAAATGTATCTTTTTTGTTTATCTGCTTGATTTTATTATCGgttttgttttttgttaattttgtttcgttaacATTATACGTGTATTTGTTAGGATTACAATTGTAAGTATTACAAATATTAAAAAGGTGGAGTTATGCTGTTTTGAACTTCGTGGTCTCAATTTTTACAAACAATATAATGGTAACAAAGAGATCGTGATGCCGCAAGAACACCGTGAAACAAATTCAATGATATGTAACACCATGACTGGTTCTCACCACTTCGACACTCAGTATTTACATCGTCAGATAAGACAAATAAATATCTCGTTGCTGGTACAGCAGCGAATCTAAACATTTCCTGCTGAGAGATGAGTAACGGCTACGCGTACAATTGCAAACAGCACGTGAAGAAGAGGCGTGGAAGACTTTAGTCTTGTTGAAAACAACAAACGAATTGGATTACCTTGTTAATTGAATGATTTTTTATGTTTTCACAATCTGTAATCAAAACAGATTTTTCAATATTCAAGTAATGAAGTTTAGTTTTCACAAAGAATGTTGTGGATAACACTAAtactaaaaaattaaataaatgttcAAATAAATTTGATCAGTGAGTGTTTCTTGTGTATGCAGTTATAAAAGTGAGTTACTAACTTTATTAAATAATGTCACCTTCAAAATCATTCAGCTCTTGTTTGAAACATTATTGAATATAATAagctattttttttcttttttttggatAAAACTTGTATATTACTTTTACTCATAGTCAATGGTATTATATGTCATGCAACACCGGATAAAACATAAAGTTGGAGATACGGGAAGTCAGTTACAAAAACAATTGGGATCTCGTCGGATGCAAGGCATATTAACATAATTAAGCAATAGCATAATTCTTATACTTGGTAGTGTTTTCTAATTTGACGAAGATTATTagtacatttttattatattaatattattattattaatattaataatatataataatatatatatataataatagtattaataatattattattaatataattatattaaactatATTAATTAGTGTTCATTATTAGTACACTCCGGATTTTATGGAGCGCGACGGGATCCTTAATTAGCTTACCTCGACATAGTAAAATATTCTAAAAGTTTCATGTGACTTTTGTTTTCTTTGAAGTTTTCTTTCTTGAGACTCGAAGCTGTACAAGTTTCCAATTGCAAGGCAGAATATTCGCGTTTCCTTGAAGTTAACAATAGGAAAAGAATGAACGAACATTTTGTTTCTTCTTATTGGAATTTGCATTCAGACGAAagtaaggggggggggggaatggGAGGTAAAAAAGATGCGAgtaataaataatgtttatccaTGTGTTTGCCGTTGAATGAAGCGTTCAGCCTTCGATCTTAGTACGTCCCAAAGAATAACGTGTTCAATTAAATCGTAGCTCGTGTTTGTCCTGAGATTATCTTGCGTCACGTGCGTCATGCTCGGAAGTCAAACACACAAAGGGCCGCGTATATACCTTTACGTTCGTACAGATATATCTTGTAACTACACTGAAAACGTATTACACatggtgtatatatatatatattactatccgCATTCTTTGGTCGTGATTATTGTAATTGTGTTATTACTTTTATGCCGTTAAGTgacattattgtattaatattataattggcAATGGTAGTCTCTACGgaagcacacacacacatacacagacACGCTGTCATTATTTACCAGTGAAGGAGAAGAGCGAGTGTACTGTAATATCATGCTGTATTTTCTTCTTGCGAATACGGTGTAGTGATGCGTTTTTTATTGCCGCTATTgtgttcgagagagagagagagagagagagagaggtggtgTGTGTATTATGTGCGTATATACAGACAGATGCATGCTACGCTAATGGCGCGATTACACATGAACACATGGGCGAGCGTCGACAAATGTGTGCCAGAGAACGATCCATCGGCGaactgatattattattattgtcatctGTAATTCGAATAACGCGAAcagttttctctttctttcatccAAAGGGTTGAAATTAGTTTGTTTAAGTCATCCATGATATTGTGACTCCACCTGTTGTTGTCTGTAAACTAACTTCATGGTACATTTTTCTGTTTCTGGAGGACACGAAATTCAATGAAATTTCAAAGGATATCATACTCCCTAACACCGTGACAACGGAGAATTTGAAATTATTAGGCGATCTCATAAGTATTACTTTCAAGATTAATTTTAACCCTGGATAATATGTACGTATActtttttgtaatttatttaaagCCCGGGGAGTCTAGCGAACCCTAATTTTTCCTGTTAACGAGAATGTATACCTTGAGAATAAAGCTTAGAAATATTGTCCCCGATTGTTGATATCTGTGAATATGTTGAGATGAAATACAACATAAAAATATGATAGCAAGATGTACCGTACCactttttttcattctttttaaTGTCGGACCGAAACGTTTTTTCATACGATATCCATTTTTCTACGGAGTCACGGAAGCCGCAGCTTCGGTTTCCGAAAGCGAAACGACGTACGGTGAATTCTCCCTAGTAGTCCGTGTTACGGGTACGCTGGGAATTTGCCTGTGCtgttcccggaagacaactcgCACAACGACATACATTTTttcattgaaatatttaaaaactgATTTTCTTTAACATATTTTGCTGATAGCTTTCTGATTGAAATGTGAccaaacgtgatatagtttggacaaatatttctatCGGTTCCGCTGCTATTCAAAAGTATGTGGACAACATGCAATTTTTAAATGATAAAAATGCTTGAATTATTTACATTCCTTAAAATTtaagaattatatataattgaagGTCGAAAGTGTTATGATGTTCAATGTCCTGAAGCGTGCCGACAGTTTAACAAGATTTACTGTCGAAAAGTAATTAGAGCAAATTAGGCATAATGTTTTGTTACAATAATTTGTATTTTGTTATCGGTGAGATGTTTGAATCGTTAGCAGAGAATGTTCActaatgatataaaaatgaaatgcATAAATTCTTCTAG
This genomic window from Megalopta genalis isolate 19385.01 chromosome 9, iyMegGena1_principal, whole genome shotgun sequence contains:
- the Eps-15 gene encoding epidermal growth factor receptor pathway substrate 15 isoform X1, which encodes MAALPSPTQVAGSHTAIYEAYYNQVDPNGYGRIGAMEAARFLKKSQLSDDVLSQIWDMADPQSRGSLDKSGLFVALKLCALAQTGRDVNMSNLNMELPPPKMGDIPIISQKKVVNSLPVITPISNEDWSIKPAERAKYDQLFNSLRPKNGYISGNNVKGVLMDSKLPLDTLGKIWELADMDEDGMLDRHEFIVAMHLVYKALEKYAIPSVLPPELMPPGKRKDVSVPVSKSPVPVGMTTVPPPIPPLPTVSAVKNMAGIDMAKTSVQWIVSAEEQIAAGKLFLQADLDMDGYVSGLEIKDVFLQSGLPQTDLAGIWSLCDICQNGKLNKEQFALAIWLIKQKLKGIDPPASLTPDMIPPSMRKSSDTIMENNNISGYSNPELDMISKDIAELVRERQCMEQDIAQKEADIKIKNGEIKNLQSELDTLASTLKQLENQKGEAQKRLNDLKAQKTEVDKDLSEVELKIREELKKVDKLRQQAEEQESVLHAQEEELNSKRQELEGLRQEEQQLEQQQNKSRDQLNELTKNLQDTQLQICQAKAKITHLQEQQRQMSDAIALYDSALAAGDGTLVPDTSLQFNPEIEDLEYETTASNADGVKEKRADSFSNANGTATMDGFDQDPFASSKAQEAFNASTPDPFGSTFPSQPASFDPFSAFDNSNTKQDPFDPFGNGRRTDGKPTVTTAATKDPFGDDPFANLHAPTRPESPSPALPPKKAKQPPPRPAPPRPSQGPTGPLRAAPAPPTPSPTPDPFANSNSDPFSSQQGIMDNNNGGFTTSTGFADFANFDSKPEPTLNRTAPPRPTSRAHTTVYPKLPDFTEDPFRDYRYEDLFNIADPFADDTEDFNANKSNETGKTDPFSCGTSSVIPRKNSFTKGFETDFSNTFPLTKNKIEKDNAKFEADFVKAFSEDNRNIEAVETDAFSNAKTKTIDLDEAFSTKSDKSKKQGQDSTTHNSKAKPGVNDKKMKAYIEKVWNGNGTPLALSEEEQVFLAAQQSLKTEEERRKRKQQEELELAYALELSKQEKSGKS
- the Eps-15 gene encoding epidermal growth factor receptor pathway substrate 15 isoform X2 — translated: MAALPSPTQVAGSHTAIYEAYYNQVDPNGYGRIGAMEAARFLKKSQLSDDVLSQIWDMADPQSRGSLDKSGLFVALKLCALAQTGRDVNMSNLNMELPPPKMGDIPIISQKKVVNSLPVITPISNEDWSIKPAERAKYDQLFNSLRPKNGYISGNNVKGVLMDSKLPLDTLGKIWELADMDEDGMLDRHEFIVAMHLVYKALEKYAIPSVLPPELMPPGKRKDVSVPVSKSPVPVGMTTVPPPIPPLPTVSAVKNMAGIDMAKTSVQWIVSAEEQIAAGKLFLQADLDMDGYVSGLEIKDVFLQSGLPQTDLAGIWSLCDICQNGKLNKEQFALAIWLIKQKLKGIDPPASLTPDMIPPSMRKSSDTIMENNNISGYSNPELDMISKDIAELVRERQCMEQDIAQKEADIKIKNGEIKNLQSELDTLASTLKQLENQKGEAQKRLNDLKAQVDKLRQQAEEQESVLHAQEEELNSKRQELEGLRQEEQQLEQQQNKSRDQLNELTKNLQDTQLQICQAKAKITHLQEQQRQMSDAIALYDSALAAGDGTLVPDTSLQFNPEIEDLEYETTASNADGVKEKRADSFSNANGTATMDGFDQDPFASSKAQEAFNASTPDPFGSTFPSQPASFDPFSAFDNSNTKQDPFDPFGNGRRTDGKPTVTTAATKDPFGDDPFANLHAPTRPESPSPALPPKKAKQPPPRPAPPRPSQGPTGPLRAAPAPPTPSPTPDPFANSNSDPFSSQQGIMDNNNGGFTTSTGFADFANFDSKPEPTLNRTAPPRPTSRAHTTVYPKLPDFTEDPFRDYRYEDLFNIADPFADDTEDFNANKSNETGKTDPFSCGTSSVIPRKNSFTKGFETDFSNTFPLTKNKIEKDNAKFEADFVKAFSEDNRNIEAVETDAFSNAKTKTIDLDEAFSTKSDKSKKQGQDSTTHNSKAKPGVNDKKMKAYIEKVWNGNGTPLALSEEEQVFLAAQQSLKTEEERRKRKQQEELELAYALELSKQEKSGKS
- the Eps-15 gene encoding epidermal growth factor receptor pathway substrate 15 isoform X3, which codes for MAALPSPTQVAGSHTAIYEAYYNQVDPNGYGRIGAMEAARFLKKSQLSDDVLSQIWDMADPQSRGSLDKSGLFVALKLCALAQTGRDVNMSNLNMELPPPKMGDIPIISQKKVVNSLPVITPISNEDWSIKPAERAKYDQLFNSLRPKNGYISGNNVKGVLMDSKLPLDTLGKIWELADMDEDGMLDRHEFIVAMHLVYKALEKYAIPSVLPPELMPPGKRKDVSVPVSKSPVPVGMTTVPPPIPPLPTVSAVKNMAGIDMAKTSVQWIVSAEEQIAAGKLFLQADLDMDGYVSGLEIKDVFLQSGLPQTDLAGIWSLCDICQNGKLNKEQFALAIWLIKQKLKGIDPPASLTPDMIPPSMRKSSDTIMENNNISGYSNPELDMISKDIAELVRERQCMEQDIAQKEADIKIKNGEIKNLQSELDTLASTLKQLENQKGEAQKRLNDLKAQKTEVDKDLSEVELKIREELKKVDKLRQQAEEQESVLHAQEEELNSKRQELEGLRQEEQQLEQQQNKSRDQLNELTKNLQDTQLQICQAKAKITHLQEQQRQMSDAIALYDSALAAGDGTLVPDTSLQFNPEIEDLEYETTASNADGVKEKRADSFSNANGTATMDGFDQDPFASSKAQEAFNASTPDPFGSTFPSQPASFDPFSAFDNSNTKQDPFDPFGNGRRTDGKPTVTTAATKDPFGDDPFANLHAPTRPESPSPALPPKKAKQPPPRPAPPRPSQGPTGPLRAAPAPPTPSPTPDPFANSNSDPFSSQQGIMDNNNGGFTTSTGFADFANFDSK